A genomic region of Nicotiana sylvestris cultivar TW 137 mitochondrion, complete genome contains the following coding sequences:
- the rps4 gene encoding ribosomal protein S4 (Start codon predicted to be edited from ACG to ATG, based on INSD accession KM207679.), whose protein sequence is MRYALPALRFKTCRLLSGNVWNRELTIIQRRILRRLRNKKRSIKRKIYSRENLNSYIQSQTTRKLSLFYGDLPITEMHRGRERTSYIPFLLNPETRSDVIPVRLHFCETIPQARQPISHRRVCVNNGMVNITHFKLSHGDIISFQENDARTRGEEIKRSFYIEISVEKIIGKFLDHPWRRTKTEWFRLLKTKRGCRLLLKSRFLQQLRSSMQEEDLERTKKFGSEKVCLGSSFAEHNRMKRNLYHFKSLFLSKRRNEKNRNIPTRTRSPIVYNSSLYSNSTYCSASPHQFTKKIKIKRIELPTHYSEVNHRTPKAVVSYGPNIGHIPHDIRLKDPNLLLRSGKGRGQNI, encoded by the coding sequence ACGAGATATGCCTTGCCTGCATTAAGATTTAAAACTTGTCGTCTACTTTCAGGAAATGTTTGGAACAGAGAACTTACAATAATACAACGCCGTATTCTCCGAAGATTGAGGAACAAGAAGAGATCTATTAAGAGAAAGATTTATTCTAGAGAAAATCTTAACAGTTACATCCAATCACAAACTACACGAAAGTTGTCCCTTTTTTATGGAGATTTACCCATCACAGAGATGCACAGAGGAAGAGAACGAACTTCATATATCCCTTTTCTACTCAATCCAGAAACAAGATCGGACGTTATCCCGGTTCGTCTCCATTTTTGTGAAACTATTCCTCAAGCAAGGCAGCCGATAAGTCATCGAAGGGTTTGTGTGAATAATGGAATGGTTAACATTACTCATTTTAAACTCTCCCACGGTGATATAATATCTTTTCAAGAAAATGATGCGAGAACCCGCGGTGAAGAAATAAAGAGATCCTTCTATATCGAAATCTCAGTTGAAAAAATAATAGGAAAATTCCTGGATCACCCGTGGAGAAGAACCAAAACAGAATGGTTCCGCCTACTCAAAACTAAGAGGGGATGCCGCCTACTACTAAAATCCCGGTTTTTGCAACAGTTGCGTTCTTCTATGCAAGAAGAAGACTTAGAAAGAACAAAGAAGTTTGGATCCGAAAAAGTATGCTTAGGCAGTTCTTTCGCTGAGCACAACAGAATGAAGAGGAATTTGTATCATTTCAAATCCCTATTCTTATCGAAGAGAAGGAACGAGAAAAACCGAAATATTCCTACTCGAACAAGAAGTCCTATAGTTTACAACTCTTCTTTATATAGTAATTCGACCTATTGCTCCGCATCCCCCCATCAGTTTACTAAAAAGATCAAAATAAAAAGGATCGAACTACCTACTCATTATTCGGAGGTGAATCATAGAACACCAAAAGCTGTGGTATCTTATGGACCTAACATAGGTCACATACCTCACGACATAAGATTGAAAGATCCAAACCTTCTTCTTCGGAGCGGAAAGGGACGTGGCCAAAACATATAA
- the nad6 gene encoding NADH dehydrogenase subunit 6 has translation MILSVLSSPALVSGLMVVRAKNPVHSVLFLIPVFRNTSGLLLLLGLDFFAMIFPVVYIGAIAVSFLFVVMMFHIQIAEIHEEVLRYLPVSGIIGLLFWWEMFFILDNESIPLLPTQRNTTSLRYTVYAGKVRSWTNLETLGNLLYTYYFVWFLVSSLILLVAMIGAIVLTMHRTTKVKRQDVFRRNALDSRRTIMRRTTDPLTTIRRSSGSNPHRETRTVWRSIDKCY, from the coding sequence ATGATACTTTCTGTTTTGTCGAGCCCTGCTTTGGTCTCTGGTTTGATGGTTGTACGTGCTAAAAATCCGGTACATTCCGTTTTGTTTCTCATCCCAGTCTTTCGCAACACTTCAGGTTTACTTCTTTTGTTAGGTCTCGACTTCTTCGCTATGATCTTCCCAGTAGTTTATATAGGAGCTATAGCCGTTTCATTCCTATTCGTTGTTATGATGTTCCATATTCAAATAGCGGAGATTCACGAAGAAGTATTGCGCTATTTACCTGTGAGTGGTATTATTGGACTGCTCTTTTGGTGGGAGATGTTCTTTATTTTAGATAATGAAAGCATTCCATTACTACCAACCCAAAGAAATACGACCTCTCTGAGATATACGGTTTATGCCGGAAAGGTACGAAGTTGGACTAATTTGGAAACATTGGGCAATTTACTTTATACCTACTATTTCGTCTGGTTTTTGGTTTCTAGTCTTATTTTATTAGTAGCCATGATTGGGGCTATAGTACTGACTATGCATAGGACTACTAAGGTGAAAAGACAGGATGTATTTCGACGAAATGCTCTGGATTCTAGGAGGACTATAATGAGGAGGACGACAGACCCACTCACGACAATAAGGAGAAGCAGTGGTTCGAATCCACATCGTGAGACCAGGACAGTGTGGAGAAGCATCGATAAATGCTATTAA